The genomic region TGGAGGGCGCACCATGTCTGGCCAAGACCCGGGCCATCAAGTCGTTGGCCTCGGGCATGGAGGCGGACTTGGCCGGCAAGGCCGAGCCGGCCGCCCTGCTGGCCCTCGATCCATAACCGACGACGGCCCCAAGGGGAGCATGCCATGGCCATTCGCGAGCTGGCCCGCGAGCTTTAGAGGCGCACCGACTCCGTGACCGGCGGTTCTCGACTCCCGCCCCCAGCGGGGGAGGGCTGGGGTGGGGGACTGCCGTTCGTCCCGCCGCTGCCCCGGTGAACGGTTGCCTGGCGGTCAATGCACCTCGTCGTGGCTGCCGATGTCGATGAGGATCGATGGCCCGTTCGGCAAGAACGCCACACACGTTCCGCACAATCCCGGCCCGCCCGGCCCATCGGCCGTTCTTGCTACCGGGAACAGCTCTCCTCCTCCCCCTCGCATGAACGGAAGTCACGCCGGATGGTCTCGACCATCTCGCGATACCGCTTGGCATCGCCGTACTCGACGAACTTGGAGTAGCGGCTGTGGATGCCGGCCACGCGGCGGGCATGCCTGATCGGGCACCAGTACTGCTCGGTCCGGGCGGCTATTTCCCGGACGTAGGCGATGAGGCCGTTGGCATAGCCGCAATAGACACAGTTGATCTTCTCGATGACGTTGAGATAGGCCAGGGCATACCGATCGATCACCACATAATCGCTGCGCCGCACCCGGGGGATGCCGTAGATCGGAAAGCACACCCCGTGGTACACCGATACCACGAGGTCCAAGAAGATCAGAGGCATCAGACAGGACCAGATGATGGGCGCGGCCAGCAGGCTTGCCAGAGACGCATCCAGCAGGTAGCGATGAACCTTGACCACCAGTCGCCGGTGCTGGCTCTTGACCTCGCTGGCAAACTGAACCCGTCTTCCTCGCACCTTGTAGAAGAGCTCCTCCTCCTTCCTCTGAAGCTCTCGGGACAGCTCGGCTTCGAGCTCTTTGATCCTGGCGATGATCGCATTGATGTTGTCCACGGCACCTCCATGGTCAGACGTGGTTGGCAGGGTCGGTTGCCACTGCCACCGGGGCAGCTCTCCTTGCGGGCGAGCTTGGCCATCGGCAGGTCCTCATCCGGTGACCCGGGGGCCGCCTCTGGTGCTGGCGCGCACCACGATCATCCGCCGCGCTGCCTCCTCTCTCTCCCTCTCTTTGCTGGGCAGCGGGGCAGGCGCCGGGGCGCTGTCTCCACGGCGGTGCCAGATCAGTAAGTGATGCAGGCGGCATTCAGGACGCCGATCACCACCGAGACCAGGCCCAGGAAGATGCCCTTGGCGGTCTTGCCAGCGGGGATGTCGGCCACCAGGCGAGGAAAGATGTGGCGGACCACGGTGAAGGTCAGAAGCTGCGCCAGAAGGGCCACGGCGCCCCAGAGCAGCATGTCGCCGTAGCCGACGCTGTGGCTGATGGCGCTGGCCAGGGGCAGAGCAAACCCCAGGAGAGCGCCGGACAGGCTGCAGGCGGCGGCCACATTGCCGTCGGCGATGAGGGCCAGCTCCCGGTAGGGGGTCACCATGGCATACAGGACGCCAAAGAGCGCCAGGAGGCCGATGCTCGCCCCGAAATAGGCGGCAAAGCTCACGAGGCCGGACAGGATCGGGGCAGCATCCATGGCATGTCTCCTTGGCGCTATGGCTGGAAGAGATGGGGCACGAAGGTGGAGGCGTTGGTGGTGATGGGCGTCTTGTCCTCCCGCAGCCCGATGCCGGCGGGCTGGCCGTCCACCACCCAGGAGCCCACCAGGACGAAGTGGCCGTCGAAGGCCGGCAGCTCGTGGTACTCCTGGTAGATGGCGCCCTCGGCGCCGTAGCTGCCGCCGGTGACCAGCACCGCCTGCCGGCCGTGGAAGACGGTGATATTCGCCCCCTCCCGGGAGAAGAACGGCTTGGCCACGTAGCGCTCGCCGGCGGTGGGCGGCGAGAAGGCGGCGGGCAGCAGCAATGGATGGTCGGGATACATCTGCCACAGGAGCGGCAGGAGGCCCTTGTTGCTCAGGACCATCTTCCAGGCCGGCTCCAGGATCATGGGGATCGGCTCTGCCGCCAGGTGCCGGCCAAAGGCGTCCGCCAGCAGCCATTCCCAGGGGTAGAGCTTGAAGAGGCGCTCGATGACCACCTGATCGAGGTCGCAGAACCGCCCCGTCTCGGCGCTGTAGCCCAGGTCCTCCATGAAGAGCGGCCGGCCGTCGATGCCGGCCTGGCAGGCCACGTCCCGGAGGTATTCCGTGGTGACGCGATCCTCCTCGTGGTCCTTGACGCAGGCAAAGTGCATAGCCGCGCCGGCGGGCATGGCGGCGTGGAGGCTGGCGAAGGCGGCGGCCAGCTTCTCGTGGATGGAGTTGAACTGGTCTGCTTCCGGGAAGAGATCCTGCAGCCAGATCCACTGGGCGATGGAGGACTCGAAGAGCGAGGTGGGGGTGTCGGCGTTGTACTCCAGGAGCTTGGGCGGGCCGGCGCCGTCGTAGGCCAGATCGAAGCGGCCAT from Thermodesulfobacteriota bacterium harbors:
- a CDS encoding DUF350 domain-containing protein, producing MDAAPILSGLVSFAAYFGASIGLLALFGVLYAMVTPYRELALIADGNVAAACSLSGALLGFALPLASAISHSVGYGDMLLWGAVALLAQLLTFTVVRHIFPRLVADIPAGKTAKGIFLGLVSVVIGVLNAACITY
- a CDS encoding glutathionylspermidine synthase family protein, yielding MKRLAVPERPQWQERLDQCGFSFHSLDGLYWREGVGYAFTAREIDELESATATLQAMCLSVVAEVIEHDLFDRLHISRAAAQLVRRSWERGDPSLYGRFDLAYDGAGPPKLLEYNADTPTSLFESSIAQWIWLQDLFPEADQFNSIHEKLAAAFASLHAAMPAGAAMHFACVKDHEEDRVTTEYLRDVACQAGIDGRPLFMEDLGYSAETGRFCDLDQVVIERLFKLYPWEWLLADAFGRHLAAEPIPMILEPAWKMVLSNKGLLPLLWQMYPDHPLLLPAAFSPPTAGERYVAKPFFSREGANITVFHGRQAVLVTGGSYGAEGAIYQEYHELPAFDGHFVLVGSWVVDGQPAGIGLREDKTPITTNASTFVPHLFQP